TGTGCACTTCAATGCCATTCATTAACAACAAAACGTGTAATATTGTAAAACCTACGCTTTACAATTTCTCTATAAAAATGTCATGTCAcctgtataaaatgtaactaaatataaaacaaaaacaacaaacaattttcgcgtaaattaaaagaaaaatcagtGTGATATTAATATTCACCACATTTACTATAAATATCTCACGTATAGATTGCGCTATTAATAATATACTTCTGATCTATTTGTAACACTCTATTTGTAACAAAGCAAAGGCCAAACTGAGAAACAAATAAAATTGTGCCTCAAATCTAAAATGAACACTGCATGACCTCTAATGAAGTTATCTAATTGGCAAGCTGGAagacgttgcgtacgttgttggcgaacatcggaaatttttcagtttcgttcacttcaatgtttcatgaaattcgttttagaaatacggttgtttatcttcttatatcacaagaaaggcaaaacaatctccctgttagtaaatatgatcgcatttacgtttaacaattagtaaaaatttgattcgacatagaatcatagaaaacaacactAAAACGTCACGTAAGATGCAACAGAATTCAccaatgtagggttaacgcacgtttttttgtgtaacaacatctgcagaatcccaagggattggttggtgcacgagcccgtagggcgagtgcaccaacatagcccgagggattctgcagatgttgtttcacgaaacaaacgtgcgttatcactattcttgcataaaacacaacttaagtgctggaaatatcgaaaaaccaagactatccagctgacattagccgatcgaagtcggccgtttcaggttgttatggacacatgttttatttatgcatttaagggcatacagaaacagtgcgtattttatacatgtcgaacggacattcttgttgtggtaatttctttaatattaaatatatgtaaaataagcatgacttcccctttttccgatatatcggtaggaactttagctttagaggctcggaattatgagaaaagggcataaccctacacggcatcctgtctttacacaatttgcaggtgaggtgccgacagaacacaattctgcttggtttaaattaatagtctgccccttacgctttttaaatgtaaatattatcgtttaatagaaactggtatcaatacctatattcttcatgtcgttaagaatgaaatctctaggcctataactagaaaattttgctttgcaccccaccccatcgcgatcaaagtttgataaacacaaaaatttgaatttttccaacatcgatataatcaacttagattggatttataaactcaaacatgtggttggtgagatctacaaataaattgaaaaatatataataaataccttctgttcatcaaatgttcattaactgtggaaaaatccttcaaactttacgcttcgtcatgtttatgctttacattacacaccatcactgtatcagtagactgcatagatgtgtaaagtagacacaaacattttttaaaagttttagtgtaagatttaaagttagtatgtcaactttctcgactcaaattaatttggaaaacgaaattgtatttttgtaaattgttgtttgcctatcattttcagtgattaaatcgcggcgtgtaaacttactttgagtctaatacgcgtaataatacaataataaggaacgtcaattcagtcgcgtatcaagagaggtagcgcttattacaagttaaagtaaagttaggttgaaaaatgatatttttaataaatatgcagatgaaaagatttcataaatctcggacctttcgacttcggccaaaattgattcgggatccataatttgcttacgttggacccacaacagcatattcaaaacgttcaccaacagcgcgtgctcacgagaatctccttgtttgtacacgttttttccctgtttgtgcatgcccaaaatcggcaaaaaacaaaggttttatgcaagaatgcgcattatttaacggcttggtaaattcataaaattatttttttccgtcaaataagaagactcggtgacgtgtcgttaactatatttgacgtcattgcagtcatttgctgctcaatacttcctgtaacaaacaggaagcaaaagacagatccaacttaaatcgtaagatttaatgtcttccctcgacaggatttgttaaaatttctgtattttctttaaactattgtatgctttctataatatttattttgacaaaaagtacataaattctaattttgaattagtaagtttttgtcgtatattgactttgataatggcgtttaatatatgtatactttaatctagccgcgatgtcacacgtgtcaaaaaaatgcaaaaaaataaaattgcgaagttgttacgtgccgaaatatttaaagaaatatgtatttgtttacaaaacagcgaCTACAGACTGAATGTTcatacaattgtctgcaaattgatatgcataagtcttacgttgaatatgaattaaatttaacacatgaaaattgcaaaatctagccgagatgtcacagccgtgaaattaatgtaacgtcgacgttacgtttgaaaactaaataatgtatatgtattacaattgtatctgaacaccgcaatataattcactgtctgataaataattatattgaatgaatattatatagtacatctatatcaaatatttccttaaatatcgaaatgacatgatttatgaaaactgtagtccaaccaccccaagtaatccctttaacgtctaaacggctaaaaacgacgataacgtcagttacgctaatgtacgccaacaatgagcgtaacgtcgAAATGCTCTTTTACGATATGTCATGACAAcgccattattttgtttttgttgtcattttcttcctTCATAACGTTTTTTgctagtttgtaaattctagatgttttagtgtatttttgtgacttttcaaataTGGATTGAAGTCGTAAAATCAGCGATTTCGTATGATAgcataatttgattttttgaaattgtgaaaactTATCAACAGTAGATATTGTTCAAAGTGcagactaaatttcaaaattgtacgttTAGTAATTTTTGAATTACTAACAAAAGAACTAATGGCGGGTTAGCTGTTTTTGTTCAGTATAAATGGTCGGTGTGAATGGAGACAGGTTAAATTAGGACttcttgatcattgataattcatccgcgctgttcatgaatggaactattttTATGTAGCGAATGGACATCTTTTAGGTGTGATTAGGAATCAAATAAATTGTGAGAAGTACACTtataactttggtagcgggtaaACCAACCCCCAAAAATCAGTCCCAATCTCATTccagtgccccccccccccccccaaaaaaaaaaagagttgtaaACTTAGAAGTTTGTCATGTTTTTCCCCTTAACATTTAtcttcaattttgtttgtttcctaAGACCCGATGCAACTCCGAGCGCGAAGGAGAAGGTTAATCTTGTATATGTATTACTGGGAACAAATaagtttaaacttttaaaaaaagcatATATGGCACAGAAGTCTACATTAATTAATTCTAGTTTATAACTAGTTTATAACCATATTGTCAATGATTCTCCATAAATGTATCATACTGGGACAATGAAACAAGAATGACAACAGAAATTTATTGGATCATGGCCCTTGTTTTGTTATGATATCAACAGATTCAGCGTGTGTGCACGAAGTCGCATTTCAAACTACGCATTTACTTTTTCTGTAAGAAAACTTGTTGAAAATCATTATGACAACAACTGCCTGGCGAAAGTATTTGTATAATCTTGACGTtgattatatatgaaatattgatgtTAAAGGTGAAAATCGATCAAGAGCAAACAAAACTTAACACAGAAAATTAAGGTGTGCCTTTTCAACTTAAATAACATTGAACGAtggtacatgtacaaatgtataactATAGTgatttattttgactaaataatattttatttctctttgaAGTACAATTATTACAAGAACAATAATCAGAGGGCGAAAGGACCGGAAAACAATTCCCGACAACATTAGAGACTGTCTGTGTATCTGAACTGGCggtttaaattgttaaattcaattgtctgaaatatttaattctttaTAGGCTTATAATATGTCTTTaacgagggatctactttccagattttatttatatatacgaaactagttaaaaaaatataattttattatcatgtatTATCACGATGGTTTCACAAGAACACATGATTACGCAACTTCGTCCTACAAATGCGTTATCACGATATAGAATTGAATGCTATCCAAATATGGACACTGCTGGTTTAAGTACTGATTATTGATCCGTAAAACAAACAGCTATTATATTAAACGTCCAGTTTAGTGTATATAGTATTGTGTGGGTTGTGTGGAACTGACCAAAATGGCTAACACGAAGGCAATAGTTGAGGCTAAAATAGCTGGGAAGAAAGTGATGGTGTTTTCTAAGTCATATTGTCCCTACTGTAAGTTGGGAAAGAAAGTGCTGGAAGCTTACATTGGGAAGGAACTTAAAGCTGAGGACTACGAAGTTTGGGAGATAGAGAATGAAGCTAACTGTGCAGAAATACAGGCAGTACTTGGCAAAATGACAGGCGCAACGTCGGTAAGTTTATTACTGTTTTTTCCTGTGTATATTTTTTAGTTCGACTCTTTGAATTTTTCGaaatagtagagcttttgtaaACACTATTTCGTCGGGGTCGGCGTTCGCGTCACAAAGTTcaggacccgcccgcttagctcagtagggaaagcgttggtctacggatcgcggggtcgcgagttcgatcctcgggcgtggcgtatgttctccgtgacgatttgatgaaaaaacattgtgtctgaaatcattcgtcctccacctatgataattcatgtggggaagttggcagttacttgcggagaacaggtttgtactggtacagaatccaggaacactggttaggttaac
This window of the Mercenaria mercenaria strain notata chromosome 5, MADL_Memer_1, whole genome shotgun sequence genome carries:
- the LOC128556874 gene encoding uncharacterized protein LOC128556874; translation: MANTKAIVEAKIAGKKVMVFSKSYCPYCKLGKKVLEAYIGKELKAEDYEVWEIENEANCAEIQAVLGKMTGATSVPRVFINGKFIGGGSETQDLDKSGELRKMLS